The following nucleotide sequence is from Halogeometricum sp. S3BR5-2.
CAGCTCGTCCAGCCGGTCCCAGAGATTGTCCTGCCAGTCGCGATACTTCGGATTCTGACTGTCCAGTTCCTCGGCGATGTCCTGCTTGAGAGAGTTGAGACTGTACGACTCCTCGTAGATTTCGTTATTCGTATCGAGCAGGTCACGACCCTCACTCTCTGCGTAGAGGACGAAGATGAGCCGATAGAGGTAGATGAGCGAACTGTCGTGAATGAGGCCGAGATCCTCTTCGGAGAGGTCGTTGTCCGGGTACTGCATGAACCCCTCCGAGAGGATCTTGATCGCCTCGTAGATGTTGTCTTGGAGGTCCTCTCCCAACTCCTGAGCGAATACGTTGGACTCGTCGTAGACTTCGTCCAGGAAGCACTCGCCGCTAGAGTCCTCGAGGAATGCGCCGTGCCTGAAAAAGAGGTAGAAGTATTTGAAGTCCTCAAGATCGCCCTTTTCGAGAACGGTCGGCAGGTCGATCTCGTAGTAGGAGTCGAGGCGATGGCTCGTCGGGCCGTAGTAGAGCCGCCACTTCTTCCCGTCAGTGAGGACGGCCCACCGCGCCGGCGTCTCCTGCAGGTAGACGTGAATCTGGTAGCTCGGGTTCTCGAAGTCCCGCTCGTGTTCCCCACTCCCACGGGTGTCGAGTGGCCGACCCCAGCGCTTGGCGTCCGCGACGGCGACGGCGTCCTTGTAGAAATCGCCTCCTTCCTCGCGGCGCTCGAACGCGCCACGTGCGGCGTCCTCGGACTCGAAGAAGCCATAGTCGGGACGGCGCTGGGTCCGGCTGGTGCTCTCCTCAACCTCGAAGGGGATACCCAGTTTCCGGAACATCGGCCGGATGAACTTCTCCTCGAGCTGGGACTCGTTGCGCTTGGGAGCCGTCCCCTTCTCGCGCTCCCACAGGTCCATGATGTCCGCTTTCGCCTCGCGGAGTTCGTCGTCGCTAAGCTCGTCCCACGCCTCGGTCTCGGGGAGGTGCTCGTCTAGGTAGTAATTCGAGAACAGGTCGCGATTCGTCCGGTAGGTGAGTGCTGTCTGCATGCGTTAGATCGGGGTGACGATGAGGAATTTCTCAGAGTCTTTGCTGTCGATGAGAGCATGTGCGACGTCTTTCGTGTCGGCGACATCGAGTTCAATCGTGTCGCCGATATCAGCGCCGACCGTATCAAGCTCAGATCCGGAGATATTGACTCGTCCGGAGTGGCCGGTGTTTCGACCGATTTTCTTACGCGTCATTCGAGGATATCAGCGACTGTATCAACGAAGTAATATAGTCTTTACTTAGACTGTCGCCTGAAGCGGTTCAATTTTTCAGACGGATATCGAGTTAGCGTCACCGAAGAACGCTGTTTTCGGTATACTCTGGGTATTCCGAGTAAACGAAATCGAGAACCTCAGAAAGATTTTTTTGATTGAATTCATCTTTGAGCTCCTCAGAAAGGTTAAGCACCTGATTAGTTTCTTTCAGGTCTTCGAATCGCTTGGCGAGATCGCGTCCTTTCTCAGTAAGTTCGTACTCGTATAGCGCCTTGTCCTCGTCAAATTCCTCACGGGTTTCTTCTACAAGCCCTCGGTCGATTAGATCATCCAAATCATCGTAGAGTCCCTTCGAGAAAGGGCCGTAGTCGTAGGCTTCAAAGTCATAGGTGCTAATGCTAGAATCAGTTTCCAGTTGTTGTTGCAGTAAGAAGACCATTTTCTGGAAGCGCGTTCTCCCCTGCACCGCTTCTCGATCCTCGGAATACATGAGGGCTAGTGGAATCACCTCTCTACGGTGCAAGTGGACTCACCTCTGTTGCCTCACTAGCTAAATCTTCGAAGTCTCTAATAAAGATGGTTGCCATGGCGGAATCAGAGAAGGCAACCCCTGATCCACCCCGCCCGATACGGGCGATCACCCGACTGTTATCGATTACGTAGAAGCTGCGCTCAATACTGTTAGATTGGAATGTTGTCACACCCTCGTCAGCCAGCCTGTCGACAGTCTTGTCATCATCTGCTCCGATGATTTTGGCGCTCACACCATCATCAACAAGGTCGGACATCAGCTCACGATCTTCCCGTGAAACCCAACGAAGGTTGGCATCCACCGCGTAGATTGCTTCTTCAGCGTCTGTAATGGCTGTCCGAACTTGATTAACAAGTCCTCGCGTACTGTCTAATGCCCACGTATCATCGTCGTCGTTGAATAAGGACCGTTCGGCTTCCCATGCTTCTTCAAGGCGACTCTTTGCCTGTTCTGATTTGCGTCGGAATTGTTCAACCTCATCGCTGATGACATCACGTGGATGAATTGCGTCGTATGTTTTCGGCCTGAACCCTTTCTGCTTGACACAACCTCGCTCTTCCAGTTTAGATAGCACACCGTAAACGCGCGAGTTTGGGATATCGGCCTCCAACTCAATGTCTTTGACCTGCAGCTCACCGTTCATCACTAGAGCGCAGTAAGCGGCAGCCTGGTACTGGGGCCAATCCAAATCACCAGTCAAAACACCCCGTAGTTGGCTAATTGTGTACTCACTACCGGCCATATACCCATACTCATTGTAGTGAGTGATAAATACTTATCTCATAGAGTGACGTCTTACTACTTACAATCGAGAGTAGTTTAGAGAATGTTTATTTCCTCTCCCCCGTTCATATCAATTACAGCGGATGACTGAGGAAGTGACTGAGTGGACTGAATTAAGTCCTCGCCGGCAGGAACTGCTTGAGATCATCGAAGAGGAATACACGCTGGACGACAAGTTCGGAAGGTCTGACGTGGACGACCTTCTGGAAGACGATGAAAATACAACGACGAAGACGCTCAATAATCTGGCCCACGAGGAAGACTATTACCTGAATCGAGTTTCTGTTGGCGGAGGCCCGTTTCTGGTGGCGAACAAGACCCACGAAGAGGACGAAACAGCAGCATCGCCTTCCCAACAAGAAAGCTTAGCAAGAAAGATGGTCAACGAAGAAGGACTTGAGTTGACCCCTGAAGATTACCAGTGGGCAGTCGATGCCTCCAGAAACGCATTCGCATCGAAGTTCAACGCGCGAGCTAGCCGCGTTAATCTGAATCCAACCTGGACGAGAAACCTCTACCAGATCACTGTGGAAGGGCAAACGCGTATTCGAGCGAACGGTGACATCTGAGGAAACGCGGGATTGAATCGTGGAGTGATTCTGTACAAGGCGTCCTCCTCAGCGAGGCAATGTCTTTCAGAGATCAGAGATTGAGTTATACTATATCTGCCGACTTATCATAGAAGTCGTCACTGGAATTCCGCTATTCTCCGCTCTAGCGGCCTAATCAGGGGGTGACACACCACCGTTTCTGATGCTCGACAGATATTTAGTGTAAGCTTGTTTTAGAAACTCCTATGCGACTGGAAGCGACCGCAAAGCAGGACGAATACAAGGTCTGGATGACCGACGCCGAACTCGAGGAGCTGCGGCGGGCCGCTGCGAATCATCGCGACGATCTCATTATCCAGCTCGGCGGCTACGTCGGCCTCCGAGCCTTCGAAATTCCGCAGATTTGCCCGGAACACGTGAAACGCACACCGGACGGGGATCACTACCGACTCCGGGTTCCAGAGGGAAAGGACACGACCGGGAACGGCGGGAAGCCCCGTGATGCCTACCTCCCCGCGGACGTCGAGGGGGACGTTCACCGCTACCAGACTGCCGAAGATATAGCGCCGGACGATTTATTGATCGATCTCACCGAGCGCGGCGTCCGCGACGTCGTGAAGCGCACGGCCGAGCGTGCGGCCGCCGAAACCGGCGACGATGACTACCAGTACGTGAGTTCTCACGATCTCCGCCGCCGCTTCGCGCAACGCCTCCTCGTCGACCGCCAGATGAATCCTCGCGTCGTGATGGCCGTCGGCGGTTGGGATAGCTTCCAGGCTATTGAACCATATCTCAATGCCCCGACGGCCGACGTCGTCAACGACGCCTTCGAGGAGGCCGGGCTCGCATGACCGAAGACGACGTCGACCCCGAGAACCCGCGACCAAACGGGCACTATCCCCGGTTTAGAGGTAACGAGTGGCACTACGTTCCGGACGAACTCGCACAGACGATCTCGCTGGGGCCGGGCGGCGACGGCGAAGAGGGCCAAGACTGGGTACTCACGTACACTCCCGAGCGGCGAAACGAGGACGACCGCGAAAAAGTCCTCGTTCGGCTGACACCACGTGCGCTCCACGAACTCTACATCGAGACGAAAGACCTGTCGAACGACGCCCGGATGTACGGCCACAGTGCCGAGTGTGACCTGTGCGGCGAGCAGGTCGATCTCGAACGAGCGATTCCGAACCCTCGTGGAGAGCCGTGCCACAAGCACTGCTGGGCAGAGTACACGGGCGCGCCTGAGTGGTTCACCGACCACGCGTAGCGAAAATCGGTGAAAACGAAGGATAGGGAGGCGAGGGGAGCCGTTTCTGGAACGCGAGAGTAGGGGTCGATCCGGGGAGAACCGGGTTCCATAGCGTGCTACGGGAGCAAATCCCGGAGATCGTCCTCGTCGAGCGCGTCGTGATCCGCGAAGTATTGCTCAACATCGGGCACCTTCTCCAGCGCAGTGACCTCCTCAGCTTTCGTCTCTGCACTCGGACTGTACTCTGCCAGCGCCTTGTGAGGGTAGTCGTGGTACGGGTCGATGAAGAAGAGATAGATGACATGATACTCTGTGTTTCCGCGTGGGATTTCGTCAACGACCTTGGTGTACAATCGACCCTGATCACCGACGGTGATGATATCAAGGTTGGCGATGCGCTCGTAGATGAACGAGCTGGGTGGTGCCTCGCTCGTAACGATGTTCAGGAGCCGGGTGATGACCTCCTCCTGTTCCGAGGCATCGAGTGCAGCAAAATCTGCAGCGGCTTCCCCAGCAAAGATGACCCTCGTCTCTTCGTCCGACAGTGATACATAGCTCACATCTGCCTCACGAAAAGTCGGTTAGTACTTCAGTAGAGACTCGAGGTCCTCTTTGCTCGCTGTATTCCCTTCGGCGATGTCCTCAATGCCGCGAAGAACGCCCTCAGGAACCTCAGGACGATCTCCGTCCTCGGCGTCGCCCTCGCGGTCGTCGCCAGCGGGGTGGAGACTCATTGATGAAATATCGGCGCTCCTCTGTAATAAGCTTGTGGACGGCTACGCGGACGCCGACGGCTCTGCGGTACTCGCTCAAGATTGCAGGTCGTCGTGGG
It contains:
- a CDS encoding type II toxin-antitoxin system antitoxin SocA domain-containing protein — its product is MYSEDREAVQGRTRFQKMVFLLQQQLETDSSISTYDFEAYDYGPFSKGLYDDLDDLIDRGLVEETREEFDEDKALYEYELTEKGRDLAKRFEDLKETNQVLNLSEELKDEFNQKNLSEVLDFVYSEYPEYTENSVLR
- a CDS encoding TrmB family transcriptional regulator, translating into MAGSEYTISQLRGVLTGDLDWPQYQAAAYCALVMNGELQVKDIELEADIPNSRVYGVLSKLEERGCVKQKGFRPKTYDAIHPRDVISDEVEQFRRKSEQAKSRLEEAWEAERSLFNDDDDTWALDSTRGLVNQVRTAITDAEEAIYAVDANLRWVSREDRELMSDLVDDGVSAKIIGADDDKTVDRLADEGVTTFQSNSIERSFYVIDNSRVIARIGRGGSGVAFSDSAMATIFIRDFEDLASEATEVSPLAP
- a CDS encoding site-specific integrase translates to MRLEATAKQDEYKVWMTDAELEELRRAAANHRDDLIIQLGGYVGLRAFEIPQICPEHVKRTPDGDHYRLRVPEGKDTTGNGGKPRDAYLPADVEGDVHRYQTAEDIAPDDLLIDLTERGVRDVVKRTAERAAAETGDDDYQYVSSHDLRRRFAQRLLVDRQMNPRVVMAVGGWDSFQAIEPYLNAPTADVVNDAFEEAGLA